The Haloterrigena turkmenica DSM 5511 genome includes the window AGTCGACGTCGCCGACCTGAGAGAGTTCCTCTAAGATGAGGTCACCGCCTCGGTCGCCGTCGAGGAACGCCGTGACCGTGCGGTGGTGGGTCAGTTCGGCCACCGCGTCGGGGACGTTGGTTCCCTCGACCGCGATGGCGTTCTTGACGCCGTACTTGAGGAGGGTGAGGACGTCGGCTCGCCCCTCGACGACGATGATCGCGTCGCTGTCGGTCACGCGAGGACCGGCGGGGAGTCCCTCGTACTCGGTGATGTCCTCGACGCGGACGTGCTGGCGGACCTCCGCGAGGATCTCCTCGGAGGACATCACGCTGTCGTCGAACCCCGTCTGGAGCAGTTCCTTCGCGCGGTCGACGACCGCCTTGCGCTTGGCGGCGCGGACGTCCTCGATCTCGGTCACCTCGAGGTCGGCCCGACAGGGACCGACCCGGTCGATCGTCTCGAGGGCGGCGGCGAGCGTCGCGGTCTCGACCTTGTCGAGGCTGGTCGCGATGGTGAGGTGGCCCCGAGACTGGCCGCCCGTGCTGACGATTTCGACGTCGATGCGTCCGACTTTCTGTGACTGGCGGAGGTCGCGGAGATCGAGTTCGTCGCCGAGCAGGCCTTCGGTCTGACCGAAGATCGCGCCGACGACGTCGCTCCGCTCGACGACGCCCTCGGCCGTAACATCGGCGTGGATGAGATATTTCGACGTGTCTTCCATAGATCTGTCCTCGCTGCGCGGTCCCGCGGTCGGGATCGCGATCGGTTTATGTAGGTTTTGGATCGTGACGGGGAAATAGCTGTTGACCTTCCAGACCGCCGAGGATCGAATCGACCGCCGGTAGAGATCCGACGGCGCCGGCGATCGGAACGCCCTCGAGTCGCCTCGAGCGGGACTCAGTACGCTGGACGGTACCAGTACCAGTAGGCCGTGACGGCGAGCAACACGAGCAGGCCGCCGAGGAAGAAGAGCAGGCCCGGCGGCGCGACGTCGAAGATCGCGTCGGCCACGTCCGCGGCGCCGTCAGTCGCTCCGTCGACGGTCTCGTTACCGGTCGCGTTCTCGGTCGTCCCGTTGTCGTCGAGGCTCGACGCGCCGTCGCCGCTGGGTTCGTCACTGGTGATTCCGACGTCATCCGACTGCTCCTCGGCGGATCCCGTTCCGCCGTCCCCGCCTGCGTCCGTTCCGTCACCACTCGTTCCGTCGCCCTCGTCCCCGGCAGCGCCCGTCGGCGCCGTTTCGGCTGGCGCGGACTCAGTCACCGACTCGGCCCACCGCGTGAGACTGTACTGGACGAACAGGCCGCCGGCGGCGAGCAGCGCGACCCCGCCGACGAACCGCGAGAGGGCCTCGCGAAGCCGGCTGGCCGTCGACTCGTCGCTCGTGACGATCAGCGGTCCGTCGGTCGTCGCGTAGACGCTCATCTCGTTGCCCCGCGAGGAGTACCAGGTGTCGACGACCTCGACGAGCCCCGCCTCCTCCAAGTTCTCGAGGTGATAGCGGACGTTCTGGATCGAGGAGTCGATGGCCTCGGCGGCGTCGCTGGGCGTCGCGGGCTCCTCGTCGAGGCGCGCGTAGATCCGCCGGGCCGTCGTCGAGGAGAGCGCGCTGAACACCGCGTCTGCGTCCTCGCCCTCGAGGCCGACGATCCGCGGCTGGCCCTCGGTTTCGGCGGGTTCGGAGCGAAACGGGAACAGCCGGGCCATGTGGTTCGCTTCGTACTCGCGCGGCGATTACTATACGTTTTGTCCTGTCTGAAAGAGCGATTTTAGCT containing:
- a CDS encoding ArsR/SmtB family transcription factor; protein product: MARLFPFRSEPAETEGQPRIVGLEGEDADAVFSALSSTTARRIYARLDEEPATPSDAAEAIDSSIQNVRYHLENLEEAGLVEVVDTWYSSRGNEMSVYATTDGPLIVTSDESTASRLREALSRFVGGVALLAAGGLFVQYSLTRWAESVTESAPAETAPTGAAGDEGDGTSGDGTDAGGDGGTGSAEEQSDDVGITSDEPSGDGASSLDDNGTTENATGNETVDGATDGAADVADAIFDVAPPGLLFFLGGLLVLLAVTAYWYWYRPAY